A genomic segment from Raphanus sativus cultivar WK10039 unplaced genomic scaffold, ASM80110v3 Scaffold0051, whole genome shotgun sequence encodes:
- the LOC130500864 gene encoding protein NRT1/ PTR FAMILY 2.11, whose translation MERKPLEVESTDHQKPSSAVYNGPVTAVDSVQEEVQETKVVYRGWKVMPFIIGNETFEKLGIIGTLSNLLVYLTAVFNMKSITAATIINAFSGTINFGTFVAAFLCDTYFGRYKTLTVAVIACFLGSLVILLTAAVPQLHPAPCGTALTCTGPSGGQIAFLLMGLAFLVVGAGGIRPCNLAFGADQFNPKSESGKRGIDSFFNWYFFTFTLAQILSLTLVVYIQSNVSWTIGLTIPVVLMFLACVIFFAGDKLYVKIKASGSPLASIAQVITVAIKKRGLKHVKQPWLNLYNYYPPKYANSKLKYTDQFRFLDKAAILAPEDKLEADGKPVDPWKLSTMQQVEEVKCIVRVLPIWFASSIYYLTITQQMTYPVFQALQSDRSLGSGGFVVPAATYVVFLMTGMTVFIIIYDRVLVPTLRRITGLDTGITLLQRIGTGIFFAFLSLIVSGFVEERRRNFALTKPTLGMAPRKGEISSMSAMWLIPQLTLAGIAEAFGAIGQMEFYYKQFPENMRSFAGSIFYVGGGVSSYLGSFLIATVHRTTQNSAGGNWLAEDLNKGRLDLFYFMIAGILAVNFAYFLVMSRWYRYKGSDDEVTTYETNGDMVKQQDKNKV comes from the exons ATGGAGAGAAAGCCTCTTGAAGTCGAGTCCACGGATCACCAAAAACCTTCCTCCGCCGTGTACAATGGCCCTGTTACGGCGGTTGATTCTGTTCAAGAAGAAGTTCAGGAGACAAAAGTGGTTTACAGAGGCTGGAAAGTCATGCCTTTCATCATTG GAAACGAGACATTTGAGAAACTTGGGATCATTGGAACACTATCAAACCTTCTTGTTTACTTAACTGCTGTCTTCAACATGAAGAGTATCACAGCTGCAACAATCATCAATGCCTTTAGTGGCACAATCAACTTTGGAACCTTCGTTGCTGCTTTCCTCTGCGACACTTACTTCGGTCGTTACAAGACACTAACCGTCGCGGTCATCGCATGTTTTCTT GGATCACTTGTGATACTACTAACTGCTGCAGTGCCACAACTACATCCAGCTCCATGTGGAACAGCCCTCACATGTACAGGACCAAGTGGTGGCCAGATAGCGTTTCTACTAATGGGTCTAGCCTTTCTTGTAGTGGGAGCAGGTGGGATTAGACCGTGTAATCTTGCTTTCGGTGCTGATCAGTTTAACCCAAAAAGCGAGTCAGGGAAAAGAGGGATTGATAGTTTCTTCAACTGGTACTTCTTCACCTTCACGCTAGCGCAAATCTTGTCTCTGACACTTGTTGTCTACATCCAGTCTAACGTCAGTTGGACCATCGGTTTAACCATCCCGGTCGTGTTAATGTTCTTGGCCTGCGTGATCTTCTTTGCGGGTGATAAGTTGTATGTGAAGATCAAAGCCTCAGGTAGTCCATTGGCTAGTATAGCTCAAGTTATAACGGTTGCAATCAAGAAACGTGGGTTAAAGCATGTGAAGCAGCCTTGGCTTAACCTTTACAATTACTACCCACCAAAGTACGCAAACTCCAAGCTCAAGTACACTGACCAGTTCAG GTTTCTTGACAAGGCAGCCATCTTGGCTCCTGAAGACAAGTTGGAGGCTGATGGAAAGCCTGTGGATCCATGGAAGCTATCTACAATGCAACAAGTTGAAGAAGTGAAGTGCATTGTGAGAGTGCTTCCTATATGGTTTGCTTCGTCGATCTATTACTTGACCATCACGCAACAAATGACTTATCCCGTCTTCCAAGCCCTCCAGAGCGATCGTAGCTTAGGCTCTGGAGGGTTTGTGGTTCCCGCAGCAACCTATGTTGTCTTCTTGATGACAGGAATGACTGTTTTCATCATAATCTACGACCGCGTCCTCGTGCCTACCTTAAGAAGAATCACCGGTCTAGACACCGGGATCACGCTCTTGCAGAGGATTGGAACCGGGATCTTCTTCGCCTTTTTGAGCTTGATAGTCTCTGGCTTCGTCGAGGAAAGGAGGAGAAACTTCGCCTTGACTAAACCAACACTCGGTATGGCGCCACGGAAGGGAGAGATCTCCTCAATGTCAGCAATGTGGCTGATACCGCAGCTCACACTGGCTGGTATAGCCGAGGCATTTGGAGCCATTGGACAGATGGAGTTTTACTACAAGCAGTTCCCTGAGAACATGAGGAGTTTCGCTGGCTCCATCTTTTACGTAGGAGGAGGAGTTTCCAGTTACCTCGGTAGCTTCTTGATTGCGACGGTTCACAGGACGACGCAGAACTCGGCCGGTGGTAACTGGTTGGCTGAAGATTTGAACAAAGGAAGATTGGATTTGTTTTACTTCATGATCGCTGGAATCTTGGCGGTTAATTTTGCTTACTTCTTGGTGATGTCAAGATGGTATAGGTACAAAGGAAGTGACGATGAAGTGACAACTTATGAAACCAATGGTGATATGGTCAAACAACAAGACAAGAACAAAGTCTAG
- the LOC108829053 gene encoding ATPase 11, plasma membrane-type isoform X1 — translation MGDKEEVLEAVLKETVDLENVPIEEVFESLRCSREGLTTAAADERLALFGHNKLEEKKESKFFKFLGFMWNPLSWVMEAAAIMAIALANGGGKPPDWQDFVGIITLLVINSTISFIEENNAGNAAAALMARLAPKAKVLRDGRWGEQDAAILVPGDIISIKLGDIVPADARLLEGDPLKIDQSSLTGESLPVTKGPGDGVYSGSTCKQGELEAVVIATGVHTFFGKAAHLVDTTNQVGHFQQVLTAIGNFCICSIAVGMLIEIVVMYPIQHRAYRPGIDNLLVLLIGGIPIAMPTVLSVTMAIGSHRLSQQGAITKRMTAIEEMAGMDVLCSDKTGTLTLNRLTVDKNLIEVFTKGVDADTVVLMAAQASRLENQDAIDAAIVGMLADPREARAGVREVHFLPFNPTDKRTALTYIDSDGKMHRVSKGAPEQILSLAHNKSEIERRVHAVIDKFAERGLRSLAVAYQEVPEGSKESAGGPWQFVGLMPLFDPPRHDSAETIRRALNLGVNVKMITGDQLAIGKETGRRLGMGTNMYPSSALLGQNKDESIGALPVDDLIEKADGFAGVFPEHKYEIVKRLQARKHICGMTGDGVNDAPALKKADIGIAVADATDAARSASDIVLTEPGLSVIISAVLTSRAIFQRMKNYTIYAVSITIRIVVSYHLFLLSFSLQLDNHHIYAAYWFQLGFMLLALIWKFDFPPFMVLIIAILNDGTIMTISKDRVKPSPLPDSWKLSEIFATGVVFGSYMAMMTVIFFWAAYKTDFFPRTFGVSTLEKTAHDDFRKLASAIYLQVSIISQALIFVTRSRSWSYVERPGLLLVIAFILAQLVATLIAVYANWSFAAIEGIGWGWAGVIWLYNIVFYIPLDIIKFLIRYALSGRAWDLVIEQRIAFTRKKDFGKEQRELQWAHAQRTLHGLQAPDAKMFPERTHFNELSQMAEEAKRRAEIARLRELHTLKGHVESVVRLKGLDIETIQQSYTV, via the exons ATGGGAGACAAGGAAGAGGTCCTTGAGGCTGTTCTGAAAGAAACTGTGGATCTG GAAAATGTGCCTATTGAAGAAGTTTTTGAGAGTCTGAGATGTAGCAGAGAAGGTCTCACTACAGCAGCTGCTGATGAGAGGCTTGCCCTCTTTGGTCACAACAAGCTAGAAGAGAAAAAG gaaaGCAAATTCTTCAAATTTCTAGGGTTCATGTGGAACCCTCTTTCATGGGTGATGGAAGCTGCTGCCATCATGGCCATTGCTCTTGCTAATGGAGGA GGGAAGCCTCCTGATTGGCAAGACTTTGTTGGTATCATAACTCTGCTTGTGATAAACTCCACCATCAGTTTCATTGAGGAGAACAACGCTGGGAATGCTGCTGCTGCTCTCATGGCACGTCTTGCTCCCAAAGCAAAG GTACTGAGAGATGGAAGGTGGGGTGAGCAGGATGCTGCAATCCTTGTTCCTGGAGACATTATCAGCATCAAGCTTGGGGACATTGTACCTGCTGATGCTCGCCTTCTCGAGGGTGACCCTCTTAAGATTGATCAG TCTTCTCTTACTGGTGAATCTCTCCCAGTAACCAAAGGTCCAGGGGATGGTGTGTACTCAGGCTCCACTTGCAAACAAGGAGAGCTTGAAGCAGTTGTGATTGCAACTGGAGTCCACACCTTCTTTGGCAAAGCTGCTCATCTTGTTGATACAACCAACCAAGTTGGCCATTTTCAACAG GTCTTAACTGCCATTGGGAACTTCTGCATCTGCTCTATAGCAGTGGGGATGTTAATTGAGATTGTTGTAATGTATCCAATTCAACACCGAGCATATCGCCCTGGGATTGATAACCTTCTTGTCCTTCTCATTGGTGGTATCCCGATTGCCATGCCTACGGTTCTGTCTGTGACCATGGCTATTGGCTCTCATAGACTATCTCAGCAGGGAGCTATAACCAAGAGGATGACAGCTATTGAGGAAATGGCTGGCATGGATGTGCTTTGCAGTGACAAGACCGGAACATTAACATTAAATAGACTCACTGTGGACAAGAATCTCATAGAG GTTTTCACAAAGGGAGTGGATGCGGATACTGTTGTCCTAATGGCAGCTCAAGCCTCCAGACTTGAAAACCAAGATGCCATAGATGCTGCTATTGTTGGGATGCTTGCTGACCCTAGAGAGGCAAGAGCTGGTGTTAGAGAGGTTCACTTTCTTCCGTTCAACCCCACTGATAAGAGGACTGCTCTGACGTATATTGACAGTGATGGTAAAATGCATAGGGTCAGCAAAGGTGCACCTGAGCAA ATCCTAAGTCTAGCGCACAATAAGTCAGAGATTGAGAGAAGAGTTCATGCTGTTATAGACAAGTTTGCTGAAAGGGGTTTGAGATCTCTTGCCGTGGCATACCAGGAAGTTCCTGAAGGGAGCAAGGAAAGTGCTGGAGGCCCTTGGCAATTTGTGGGTCTCATGCCTCTCTTTGACCCACCTAGGCATGACAGTGCTGAGACTATTAGAAGGGCTTTAAATCTTGGAGTGAATGTCAAAATGATCACAG GTGATCAGTTAGCTATAGGAAAGGAGACAGGACGGCGTTTAGGGATGGGGACAAACATGTACCCTTCATCTGCTTTGCTTGGACAGAACAAGGATGAGTCTATAGGTGCTTTACCTGTAGATGATCTCATAGAAAAAGCTGATGGCTTCGCTGGCGTCTTCCCTG AGCATAAGTATGAGATAGTGAAGAGATTGCAAGCAAGGAAGCATATATGTGGAATGACTGGTGATGGAGTAAACGATGCACCTGCTCTTAAAAAAGCTGATATTGGCATTGCGGTTGCTGATGCAACTGATGCAGCTCGTAGTGCTTCGGACATTGTTTTGACTGAACCTGGTCTCAGTGTTATCATCAGCGCTGTCTTGACCAGCCGTGCTATCTTCCAGAGAATGAAAAACTATACC ATCTATGCTGTTTCCATCACAATCCGTATTGTTGTAAGTTACCAtttgtttttactttctttctCATTACAACTTGATAATCATCATATATATGCTGCTTACTGGTTTCAGCTTGGCTTCATGCTGCTTGCTCTCATATGGAAGTTTGACTTCCCACCTTTCATGGTTCTTATCATAGCAATCCTTAACGATG GAACTATAATGACAatatcaaaggatagggtgaaACCTTCTCCTCTTCCAGATAGCTGGAAACTGTCTGAAATTTTTGCAACTGGCGTTGTGTTTGGGAGCTACATGGCAATGATGACAGTTATATTCTTCTGGGCTGCATATAAAACCGACTTCTTCCCT CGAACTTTCGGAGTGTCTACCCTTGAGAAAACAGCACATGATGATTTCAGGAAGCTTGCCTCAGCAATATACCTACAAGTCAGCATTATAAGTCAGGCGCTTATCTTTGTGACCAGGTCAAGGAGCTGGTCTTATGTGGAACGTCCTGGGTTGCTGCTTGTGATAGCCTTTATCCTTGCACAATTG GTGGCTACACTAATTGCAGTCTATGCAAATTGGAGCTTTGCTGCTATTGAAGGGATAGGGTGGGGATGGGCTGGAGTCATTTGGCTTTACAACATTGTGTTCTACATTCCTCTTGATATCATCAAGTTCTTGATTCGTTATGCACTTAGTGGCAGAGCTTGGGATCTTGTTATTGAACAGAGG ATTGCATTCACAAGGAAGAAGGATTTTGGGAAAGAACAAAGGGAGTTACAATGGGCGCATGCACAGAGGACTCTGCATGGCCTTCAAGCACCAGATGCTAAGATGTTCCCAGAGCGAACCCATTTCAACGAGCTTTCTCAAATggctgaagaagctaagagaAGAGCAGAGATCGCTAG GTTGAGGGAGCTTCACACACTCAAGGGTCACGTTGAATCTGTCGTGAGACTTAAAGGTCTTGACATTGAAACCATTCAGCAGTCCTACACAGTCTGA
- the LOC108829053 gene encoding ATPase 11, plasma membrane-type isoform X2, with protein sequence MGDKEEVLEAVLKETVDLENVPIEEVFESLRCSREGLTTAAADERLALFGHNKLEEKKESKFFKFLGFMWNPLSWVMEAAAIMAIALANGGGKPPDWQDFVGIITLLVINSTISFIEENNAGNAAAALMARLAPKAKVLRDGRWGEQDAAILVPGDIISIKLGDIVPADARLLEGDPLKIDQSSLTGESLPVTKGPGDGVYSGSTCKQGELEAVVIATGVHTFFGKAAHLVDTTNQVGHFQQVLTAIGNFCICSIAVGMLIEIVVMYPIQHRAYRPGIDNLLVLLIGGIPIAMPTVLSVTMAIGSHRLSQQGAITKRMTAIEEMAGMDVLCSDKTGTLTLNRLTVDKNLIEVFTKGVDADTVVLMAAQASRLENQDAIDAAIVGMLADPREARAGVREVHFLPFNPTDKRTALTYIDSDGKMHRVSKGAPEQILSLAHNKSEIERRVHAVIDKFAERGLRSLAVAYQEVPEGSKESAGGPWQFVGLMPLFDPPRHDSAETIRRALNLGVNVKMITGDQLAIGKETGRRLGMGTNMYPSSALLGQNKDESIGALPVDDLIEKADGFAGVFPEHKYEIVKRLQARKHICGMTGDGVNDAPALKKADIGIAVADATDAARSASDIVLTEPGLSVIISAVLTSRAIFQRMKNYTIYAVSITIRIVLGFMLLALIWKFDFPPFMVLIIAILNDGTIMTISKDRVKPSPLPDSWKLSEIFATGVVFGSYMAMMTVIFFWAAYKTDFFPRTFGVSTLEKTAHDDFRKLASAIYLQVSIISQALIFVTRSRSWSYVERPGLLLVIAFILAQLVATLIAVYANWSFAAIEGIGWGWAGVIWLYNIVFYIPLDIIKFLIRYALSGRAWDLVIEQRIAFTRKKDFGKEQRELQWAHAQRTLHGLQAPDAKMFPERTHFNELSQMAEEAKRRAEIARLRELHTLKGHVESVVRLKGLDIETIQQSYTV encoded by the exons ATGGGAGACAAGGAAGAGGTCCTTGAGGCTGTTCTGAAAGAAACTGTGGATCTG GAAAATGTGCCTATTGAAGAAGTTTTTGAGAGTCTGAGATGTAGCAGAGAAGGTCTCACTACAGCAGCTGCTGATGAGAGGCTTGCCCTCTTTGGTCACAACAAGCTAGAAGAGAAAAAG gaaaGCAAATTCTTCAAATTTCTAGGGTTCATGTGGAACCCTCTTTCATGGGTGATGGAAGCTGCTGCCATCATGGCCATTGCTCTTGCTAATGGAGGA GGGAAGCCTCCTGATTGGCAAGACTTTGTTGGTATCATAACTCTGCTTGTGATAAACTCCACCATCAGTTTCATTGAGGAGAACAACGCTGGGAATGCTGCTGCTGCTCTCATGGCACGTCTTGCTCCCAAAGCAAAG GTACTGAGAGATGGAAGGTGGGGTGAGCAGGATGCTGCAATCCTTGTTCCTGGAGACATTATCAGCATCAAGCTTGGGGACATTGTACCTGCTGATGCTCGCCTTCTCGAGGGTGACCCTCTTAAGATTGATCAG TCTTCTCTTACTGGTGAATCTCTCCCAGTAACCAAAGGTCCAGGGGATGGTGTGTACTCAGGCTCCACTTGCAAACAAGGAGAGCTTGAAGCAGTTGTGATTGCAACTGGAGTCCACACCTTCTTTGGCAAAGCTGCTCATCTTGTTGATACAACCAACCAAGTTGGCCATTTTCAACAG GTCTTAACTGCCATTGGGAACTTCTGCATCTGCTCTATAGCAGTGGGGATGTTAATTGAGATTGTTGTAATGTATCCAATTCAACACCGAGCATATCGCCCTGGGATTGATAACCTTCTTGTCCTTCTCATTGGTGGTATCCCGATTGCCATGCCTACGGTTCTGTCTGTGACCATGGCTATTGGCTCTCATAGACTATCTCAGCAGGGAGCTATAACCAAGAGGATGACAGCTATTGAGGAAATGGCTGGCATGGATGTGCTTTGCAGTGACAAGACCGGAACATTAACATTAAATAGACTCACTGTGGACAAGAATCTCATAGAG GTTTTCACAAAGGGAGTGGATGCGGATACTGTTGTCCTAATGGCAGCTCAAGCCTCCAGACTTGAAAACCAAGATGCCATAGATGCTGCTATTGTTGGGATGCTTGCTGACCCTAGAGAGGCAAGAGCTGGTGTTAGAGAGGTTCACTTTCTTCCGTTCAACCCCACTGATAAGAGGACTGCTCTGACGTATATTGACAGTGATGGTAAAATGCATAGGGTCAGCAAAGGTGCACCTGAGCAA ATCCTAAGTCTAGCGCACAATAAGTCAGAGATTGAGAGAAGAGTTCATGCTGTTATAGACAAGTTTGCTGAAAGGGGTTTGAGATCTCTTGCCGTGGCATACCAGGAAGTTCCTGAAGGGAGCAAGGAAAGTGCTGGAGGCCCTTGGCAATTTGTGGGTCTCATGCCTCTCTTTGACCCACCTAGGCATGACAGTGCTGAGACTATTAGAAGGGCTTTAAATCTTGGAGTGAATGTCAAAATGATCACAG GTGATCAGTTAGCTATAGGAAAGGAGACAGGACGGCGTTTAGGGATGGGGACAAACATGTACCCTTCATCTGCTTTGCTTGGACAGAACAAGGATGAGTCTATAGGTGCTTTACCTGTAGATGATCTCATAGAAAAAGCTGATGGCTTCGCTGGCGTCTTCCCTG AGCATAAGTATGAGATAGTGAAGAGATTGCAAGCAAGGAAGCATATATGTGGAATGACTGGTGATGGAGTAAACGATGCACCTGCTCTTAAAAAAGCTGATATTGGCATTGCGGTTGCTGATGCAACTGATGCAGCTCGTAGTGCTTCGGACATTGTTTTGACTGAACCTGGTCTCAGTGTTATCATCAGCGCTGTCTTGACCAGCCGTGCTATCTTCCAGAGAATGAAAAACTATACC ATCTATGCTGTTTCCATCACAATCCGTATTGTT CTTGGCTTCATGCTGCTTGCTCTCATATGGAAGTTTGACTTCCCACCTTTCATGGTTCTTATCATAGCAATCCTTAACGATG GAACTATAATGACAatatcaaaggatagggtgaaACCTTCTCCTCTTCCAGATAGCTGGAAACTGTCTGAAATTTTTGCAACTGGCGTTGTGTTTGGGAGCTACATGGCAATGATGACAGTTATATTCTTCTGGGCTGCATATAAAACCGACTTCTTCCCT CGAACTTTCGGAGTGTCTACCCTTGAGAAAACAGCACATGATGATTTCAGGAAGCTTGCCTCAGCAATATACCTACAAGTCAGCATTATAAGTCAGGCGCTTATCTTTGTGACCAGGTCAAGGAGCTGGTCTTATGTGGAACGTCCTGGGTTGCTGCTTGTGATAGCCTTTATCCTTGCACAATTG GTGGCTACACTAATTGCAGTCTATGCAAATTGGAGCTTTGCTGCTATTGAAGGGATAGGGTGGGGATGGGCTGGAGTCATTTGGCTTTACAACATTGTGTTCTACATTCCTCTTGATATCATCAAGTTCTTGATTCGTTATGCACTTAGTGGCAGAGCTTGGGATCTTGTTATTGAACAGAGG ATTGCATTCACAAGGAAGAAGGATTTTGGGAAAGAACAAAGGGAGTTACAATGGGCGCATGCACAGAGGACTCTGCATGGCCTTCAAGCACCAGATGCTAAGATGTTCCCAGAGCGAACCCATTTCAACGAGCTTTCTCAAATggctgaagaagctaagagaAGAGCAGAGATCGCTAG GTTGAGGGAGCTTCACACACTCAAGGGTCACGTTGAATCTGTCGTGAGACTTAAAGGTCTTGACATTGAAACCATTCAGCAGTCCTACACAGTCTGA
- the LOC130494262 gene encoding U-box domain-containing protein 41-like yields the protein MGGNNRQRWFSFHQRSASATATTVPQHKHDETPPEFLCPITGFLMSDPVVVPSGQTFERLSVQICRNLSFVPDLLDGTRPDFSAVIPNLAMKSTIFGWCDRKKIDRPRPPDAAYVENVVRARMDKDPDPNPNPDPGRESPVNKDEILLPPVAENSPSDYDTVMELIRARSKKPITSSPTTSSSVESVTIRQSPFFPTRAVTMFSSSSTTSSSSEIYAGSFSFSDHSSSSSPAMSPEEEEIYNKLRAADIFDHEQGLILLRKMTRSSEDLRVSLCTDRILSFLRQLLVSRYNLVQTNAAASLVNLSLEKRNKVRIVRSGFVPLLIDVLKSGTAEAQEHVAGALFSLALEDENKMVIGVLGAVEPLLHALRSSESERAKGDAALALYHLSLIPSNRTRLVRAGAVATLLSMVRSGESISRILLVLCNIAACPDGKSAMLEGNAVGILVGKLREGGGGEDEAARENCVGVLLTLCQGNLRFRGLASEAGAEEVLKEVEESGNARVKEKAGKILQAMRGGGESEYGENAEAREWNRMIEATGLSRTQFACTSQF from the coding sequence ATGGGTGGAAACAACAGGCAGAGATGGTTCTCCTTCCACCAACGCTCCGCTTCCGCCACCGCCACAACCGTCCCGCAGCACAAACACGACGAGACTCCCCCTGAGTTCCTCTGCCCCATCACCGGTTTCCTCATGTCGGATCCCGTCGTCGTCCCCTCCGGCCAAACCTTCGAGCGTCTCTCCGTCCAAATCTGCCGCAACTTATCCTTCGTCCCGGATCTCCTCGACGGTACCCGACCCGACTTCTCCGCCGTCATCCCCAACCTCGCCATGAAATCCACCATCTTCGGCTGGTGCGACCGCAAAAAAATCGACCGCCCTCGTCCCCCCGACGCTGCTTACGTGGAAAACGTGGTCCGCGCCCGGATGGATAAAGATCCGGATCCGAACCCGAATCCGGACCCGGGTCGTGAATCTCCGGTTAATAAGGATGAGATTCTTCTCCCTCCTGTCGCTGAGAACTCTCCTTCGGATTACGATACCGTGATGGAACTAATTCGAGCTCGATCTAAGAAACCAATAACGTCTTCCCCGACAACATCATCATCAGTTGAGTCTGTTACGATCCGACAAAGCCCGTTTTTTCCGACAAGAGCCGTTACGATGTTTTCTTCCTCCTCAACTACTTCTTCCTCTTCAGAAATTTACGCTGGATCTTTCTCTTTCTCCGATCACTCCTCGTCGTCGTCGCCGGCGATGTCGCCGGAGGAGGAAGAGATCTACAACAAGCTCCGAGCCGCCGACATTTTCGACCACGAGCAAGGCTTGATTCTACTTAGAAAGATGACGAGATCCAGCGAGGATCTCCGCGTCTCGCTCTGCACCGACAGGATCCTCTCTTTCCTCCGGCAGCTCCTCGTCTCGCGCTACAACCTCGTCCAGACCAACGCCGCGGCGTCTCTGGTCAACCTCTCGCTGGAGAAGCGGAACAAGGTGAGGATCGTGAGGTCGGGGTTCGTGCCTCTGCTGATCGACGTGTTGAAATCGGGAACCGCGGAGGCGCAGGAGCATGTTGCTGGAGCTTTGTTTAGTTTAGCGCTGGAGGATGAGAACAAGATGGTGATCGGGGTGCTAGGAGCGGTGGAGCCGCTTCTCCACGCGCTTCGGTCTTCGGAGAGTGAGAGAGCGAAGGGAGACGCGGCGCTTGCGCTTTATCATTTGTCGTTGATTCCGAGTAATAGGACGAGGCTGGTTAGAGCGGGGGCGGTGGCGACTCTGCTGTCGATGGTTAGGTCAGGGGAGTCTATTAGCCGGATTTTATTGGTTCTGTGCAACATCGCGGCTTGTCCTGACGGGAAAAGCGCGATGTTGGAAGGAAACGCGGTGGGGATTCTTGTGGGGAAGCTTAGGGAAGGAGGAGGGGGAGAGGATGAGGCGGCGCGTGAGAATTGCGTGGGGGTTTTGTTGACGCTTTGTCAGGGGAATTTGAGGTTTAGGGGGTTGGCGAGTGAGGCGGGGGCTGAGGAGGTGTTGAAGGAGGTGGAGGAGAGTGGGAATGCGCGTGTGAAGGAGAAGGCGGGGAAGATTCTGCAGGCgatgagaggaggaggagaaagtGAGTATGGGGAGAACGCGGAGGCGCGTGAGTGGAACCGTATGATTGAAGCTACTGGTCTGAGTCGGACTCAGTTTGCTTGTACTTCTCAGTTCTag
- the LOC130500861 gene encoding ubiquitin-conjugating enzyme E2 3-like — protein MATPARKRLMWDFKRLQKDPPLGISGSPQDNNIMHWNALIFGPDDSPWDGGTFKLSLQFTEDYPNKPPVVRFVSRMFHPNIYADGSICLDILQNQWSPIYDVSAILTSIQSLLCDPNPNSPANSEAARLFSENKREYNRKVMEIVEQSYA, from the exons ATGGCAACTCCAGCTAGGAAGAGACTCATGTGGGACTTCAAGAGACTGCAGAAAGATCCTCCCTTGGGGATCAGTGGATCTCCTCAAGATAACAACATCATGCATTGGAACGCTCTCATCTTTGG acCTGATGACAGTCCATGGGATGGAG GTACCTTCAAGTTGTCTCTTCAGTTCACTGAGGACTACCCAAACAAACCACCAGTAGTTCGCTTTGTTTCAAGGATGTTTCATCCAAACA TTTATGCTGATGGAAGCATTTGCTTGGATATATTACAAAACCAGTGGAGTCCCATATATGATGTCTCAGCAATACTCACATCTATTCAG TCTCTGCTTTGTGATCCAAATCCTAACTCGCCAGCGAACTCTGAAGCTGCGAGGCTGTTCAGTGAGAACAAACGAGAGTACAACAGGAAAGTTATGGAGATTGTGGAGCAGAGCTAtgcataa